From a single Pelodiscus sinensis isolate JC-2024 chromosome 4, ASM4963464v1, whole genome shotgun sequence genomic region:
- the LOC142829196 gene encoding uncharacterized protein LOC142829196: MSQPSEGSQPSTAPHDQPGGSQEPARGRKRRAPAWSSAEIVDLIEVWGEASNVHDLRTSHRNAAVYGRMAASLAARGHQRSREQVRCKIKDLRQSYSRACLPGADPEACPHFHALDRLLGAHAVPAPRDVIDPGAEGPLLDTEEEQEGSESQEPAASLPRTRDPRGTPQSRSPASSEAGEASTSAAPGTAGRTTPPAAAARARASRTARNQEDYQRRHLRFLDRQLRLQDHWVQEDLRLRQRSLEALEEQGRALRGHLQSLLDRFPFPPPPAPPLAPPLAPPAPPLAPPAPPLAPPAPPAPPASAPASSTPPVLSAPPSTTIPHRRPRTRSVARRERHPDSHP; the protein is encoded by the exons atgagccagccatccgagggctcccagccctccactgctccccacgaccagcctggcggctcccaggagcctgcccgggggcgcaaaaggcgggcgcccgcctggtcaagtgcggagatcgtggacctcatcgaggtttggggggaagcctccaatgtccacgatctccgcactagccaccggaatgcggccgtctatggacgcatggctgccagcctggccgccaggggccaccagcgcagccgggagcaggtgcgctgcaagattaaagacttgcggcagtcctactcccgggcctgcctgccaggggctgacccggaggcctgcccccacttccacgccctggaccgcctcctgggggctcatgccgtccctgccccccgggacgtgattgaccccggggcagagggaccgctcctggacaccgaggaggagcaagagggctctgagagccaggagcctgctgccagccttcccaggacccgggacccccgaggcaccccacagagccgctcgcctgcatcatcagaggccggggaggcgtccacct ctgcagcaccggggactgcagggcgcaccacaccgcctgcagcagccgcccgcgcccgggcaagcaggacagccaggaaccaggaggactaccagaggcggcatctccggttcctggaccgacagctccgtctccaggaccactgggtccaggaggacctcaggctgcgccagaggagtctggaggccctggaggagcagggccgtgccctgcgaggccacctccagagcctgctagaccgctttccatttcctcctccccctgctccccctcttgctccccctcttgctcctcctgctccccctcttgctcctcctgctccccctcttgctcctcctgctcctcctgctcctcctgcttccgctcctgcttcctccacaccccctgtcctctctgcccccccctccacaaccattccccaccgacgcccccggacccgcagtgtggcgagacgggagaggcacccagactcccacccctga